One Thermofilum pendens Hrk 5 DNA segment encodes these proteins:
- a CDS encoding ABC transporter ATP-binding protein: MVGVRLEHVTKRYGKVVAVDDVSLEVKEGEFFVLLGPSGCGKTTTLRIIAGLEEPDEGRVFFGEEDVTRLPPGKRKISMVFQSYAVWPHMKVYDNIALPLKVQGYPPEEIERRVREAARLVQIEDLLDRYPQQLSGGQRQRVAVARALAVTPRVLLMDEPLSNLDALLRVQARAELKRLQRDTRLTTIYVTHDQVEAMVLADRVAVMNRGRVLQVGPPEEIYSKPSSRFVAHFIGSPPINLFEGTVTPRGVDVGFVVLPVGAGSLEEYSGKRVIVGIRPEDVHLTASPGFIEVEGSVWVTENLGGEYVVLVSVGDVILRARSREKPESERVKVYLDPSKLHFFDKETEARIFS, translated from the coding sequence ATGGTGGGGGTTAGGCTGGAGCACGTTACCAAGCGGTACGGGAAGGTAGTCGCGGTGGACGACGTTAGCCTGGAGGTCAAGGAGGGAGAGTTCTTCGTACTCCTGGGGCCCAGCGGTTGCGGCAAGACAACGACTCTCCGAATAATCGCGGGCCTAGAGGAGCCGGACGAGGGGAGGGTGTTCTTCGGAGAGGAGGACGTGACGAGGCTACCCCCCGGCAAGAGGAAGATCTCGATGGTGTTCCAGAGCTACGCCGTGTGGCCGCACATGAAGGTGTACGATAACATTGCGTTACCACTCAAGGTGCAGGGCTACCCTCCGGAGGAGATCGAGCGCAGGGTTAGGGAGGCGGCGCGGCTCGTGCAGATAGAGGATCTCCTCGACAGGTACCCGCAGCAACTCTCGGGTGGGCAGAGACAGAGGGTCGCGGTTGCCAGGGCGCTGGCAGTGACGCCGCGCGTACTGCTCATGGACGAGCCTCTGAGCAACCTCGATGCCCTCCTCAGGGTGCAGGCGAGGGCGGAGCTAAAAAGGCTCCAGCGCGATACCCGCCTCACCACGATCTACGTAACGCACGACCAGGTGGAAGCAATGGTTCTAGCCGACAGGGTAGCGGTAATGAACAGAGGAAGGGTACTCCAAGTGGGACCCCCGGAGGAGATATACAGCAAGCCTTCGAGCAGGTTTGTCGCGCACTTCATAGGGTCGCCCCCCATAAACCTCTTCGAAGGCACGGTTACGCCTAGAGGTGTCGACGTCGGCTTCGTGGTTCTGCCTGTGGGCGCGGGGAGTCTCGAGGAGTACAGCGGCAAGAGGGTCATAGTGGGCATAAGGCCCGAGGACGTCCATTTAACGGCCTCCCCAGGCTTCATAGAAGTCGAGGGAAGCGTCTGGGTCACGGAGAACCTGGGAGGAGAGTACGTAGTGCTGGTAAGCGTGGGCGATGTCATCCTCAGGGCGAGGAGTCGAGAGAAGCCCGAGTCGGAGAGAGTCAAGGTATACCTTGACCCCTCGAAGCTACACTTCTTCGACAAAGAGACAGAGGCCAGGATCTTCAGCTAA
- a CDS encoding carbohydrate ABC transporter permease, with amino-acid sequence MPVRRSILLSIVGALLSAWILVPLAYTMLAAFADPEDYYRHVIPTKYTLENVNVFLELGALDAMARSVLVAFLTIAISFAVGVPAGYAVGRWVFRGKDSYRLAVLSMRMFPVMVMAIPLASLYIRLGLYDSLLGVALVHAALALPFVVLITSSIFVSIPRDLEEAGLVFGLSRVQVFTKITAPLALPGLSAAAMFTFVTSWNEVFASTILTLKERTLPALTVATTILSTGAAAPDPYRFAAATLLALPAFIVMLYMRKYLTVMWGGARVS; translated from the coding sequence ATGCCGGTCAGGAGGTCTATCTTGTTGTCAATCGTGGGGGCACTGCTCTCGGCTTGGATACTCGTCCCCCTGGCCTACACCATGCTAGCAGCATTCGCGGATCCCGAGGACTACTACCGCCACGTTATTCCGACCAAGTACACGCTGGAAAACGTGAATGTGTTCCTCGAGCTCGGGGCCCTCGACGCTATGGCGAGGAGCGTATTAGTAGCCTTCCTAACCATAGCTATAAGCTTCGCCGTAGGCGTTCCAGCGGGGTACGCCGTGGGGAGGTGGGTGTTCAGGGGCAAGGACTCTTACAGGCTCGCCGTGCTGTCGATGAGGATGTTCCCCGTCATGGTGATGGCGATACCTCTCGCAAGCCTCTACATACGGCTAGGGCTCTACGACTCCCTGCTGGGAGTTGCGCTGGTTCACGCGGCGCTAGCGCTCCCCTTCGTGGTCCTAATAACTTCGAGCATATTTGTCAGCATACCGAGGGACCTCGAGGAGGCGGGCCTAGTCTTCGGTCTGTCGAGGGTCCAGGTATTCACGAAGATCACTGCCCCGCTGGCCCTCCCGGGGCTCTCCGCGGCGGCTATGTTCACGTTCGTCACCTCTTGGAACGAGGTCTTCGCCTCGACGATACTCACGCTCAAGGAGCGCACCCTGCCTGCCCTCACGGTAGCGACGACTATACTCTCGACGGGCGCGGCTGCCCCTGACCCGTACAGGTTCGCCGCGGCGACGCTTTTAGCGCTCCCGGCGTTCATAGTCATGCTCTACATGAGGAAGTACCTCACGGTTATGTGGGGAGGTGCCCGGGTGAGCTAG
- a CDS encoding ABC transporter substrate-binding protein, with amino-acid sequence MPQKKVLVAAVVALVVLVALAAYVLYRPKPKSVTLTFVSTQLSPPTEQAFMRSLLSRFGNETGIKVDFVPLGYTDMVAKVEAEVNSGKVSTNIIGGLSSEVDYFASKGLVEDLSKFGSLPGRTFYPALEQASKMYGIKAMVPWMTATFVIVVNNKAFDYLPPGLTKDDVIKGTDKWTYDALLAWAKNIYEKTGKQAVGLPAGGGGLLHRFLHGYLYPSYTGYQAKAFNSPEAVELWKYLRELWKYTNPASTTYDAMADPLLKGDVWIAWDHVARVKAAITTSPDQFTVCPVPRGPKGRGYIVVLAGLAIPKGAPDQDSAWKLVEFLTRPEVQAKVAENVGFFPTVKEASPAITGPIKKLADGVSAQMAAPDSIAVMIPPLGAKAGSFNSVYRDAFTRIVLKGEDIQAVLADDAGKLDSIFKELKIPPP; translated from the coding sequence ATGCCCCAGAAAAAGGTACTGGTAGCAGCGGTAGTAGCACTAGTTGTCCTGGTAGCCCTCGCCGCCTACGTTCTCTACCGGCCGAAGCCGAAGTCTGTCACCCTAACGTTCGTCTCGACGCAGCTCAGCCCTCCCACCGAGCAAGCTTTCATGAGGTCTCTACTATCCCGGTTCGGGAACGAGACGGGCATAAAGGTCGACTTCGTGCCGCTAGGCTACACCGACATGGTGGCGAAGGTAGAAGCAGAGGTCAACTCCGGGAAGGTCTCGACCAACATAATCGGAGGTCTCTCCTCGGAGGTGGACTACTTCGCCAGCAAGGGGCTTGTAGAGGATCTTTCTAAGTTCGGCTCCCTACCCGGCAGGACGTTCTACCCAGCGCTCGAGCAGGCCTCGAAGATGTACGGCATTAAGGCCATGGTTCCCTGGATGACCGCGACCTTCGTTATCGTGGTGAACAACAAGGCCTTCGACTACCTGCCGCCGGGCCTTACGAAGGACGACGTGATAAAGGGAACCGACAAGTGGACGTACGACGCGCTCCTAGCGTGGGCCAAGAACATCTACGAGAAGACCGGGAAGCAGGCAGTAGGGTTACCGGCGGGGGGCGGAGGGCTCCTCCATAGGTTCCTCCACGGCTACCTCTACCCGTCCTACACGGGGTACCAGGCGAAGGCGTTCAACTCCCCGGAGGCCGTGGAGCTTTGGAAGTACCTGAGGGAGCTCTGGAAGTACACGAACCCTGCCAGCACGACGTACGACGCAATGGCGGACCCCTTGCTCAAAGGTGACGTCTGGATCGCGTGGGACCACGTCGCCCGGGTGAAAGCCGCTATAACGACCTCGCCCGACCAGTTCACGGTGTGCCCCGTGCCGCGGGGACCCAAAGGGAGAGGCTACATAGTGGTTCTAGCAGGGCTCGCTATACCCAAGGGAGCCCCCGACCAGGACTCGGCGTGGAAGCTCGTAGAGTTCCTGACGAGGCCAGAGGTTCAGGCCAAGGTGGCCGAGAACGTAGGCTTCTTCCCGACAGTTAAGGAGGCAAGCCCGGCGATAACGGGTCCCATAAAGAAGCTGGCTGACGGTGTGTCCGCTCAGATGGCGGCCCCAGACTCCATAGCGGTTATGATACCGCCGCTCGGCGCCAAGGCTGGAAGCTTCAACTCCGTGTACCGCGATGCCTTCACGAGGATCGTGCTCAAAGGAGAGGACATCCAGGCGGTTCTAGCCGACGACGCCGGAAAGCTTGACAGCATATTCAAGGAGCTGAAGATACCGCCTCCCTAA
- a CDS encoding carbohydrate ABC transporter permease — protein sequence MNNRFFSPSKAMPYLLILPSMLYMLAFIGYPLVQSLSWALLPDSHGSIPIVRILTSERFSEVLVNTFLLLLAIVPAQFALALLASLVLVQRFPGREVSLYFFTVPLALSDVSAALIWYTMLSSRGFLNKLLMEAGLISSPIQFFGYAFRNMEFLAIVLTEVWRATAIVFINIYAGFQTINRELLEAADVFGLSSLQKLRYVTLPLLKPSIQSALIIRTLFALQTFAPVLILAGFDIPVLATEAFYQYTLVMDVPTAAAWSLLIGAVTFALGAFYLRALRTPEVG from the coding sequence GTGAATAACAGGTTTTTTTCTCCGTCTAAGGCTATGCCCTACCTCTTGATACTCCCCAGCATGCTCTACATGCTCGCCTTCATAGGCTACCCCCTAGTCCAGTCCCTCTCCTGGGCCCTTCTCCCGGACTCCCACGGCTCCATACCCATCGTGAGGATACTGACCTCGGAGAGATTCTCGGAGGTCCTCGTGAACACGTTCCTCCTCCTATTAGCGATAGTCCCGGCACAGTTCGCCTTAGCCCTGCTAGCTTCGCTTGTACTCGTTCAGCGCTTCCCCGGTAGGGAGGTCTCGCTCTACTTCTTCACTGTGCCGCTGGCGCTGAGCGACGTCTCGGCGGCGCTGATATGGTACACTATGCTCTCATCGAGGGGTTTCCTCAACAAGCTCCTAATGGAGGCAGGGCTGATATCCTCCCCGATACAGTTCTTCGGCTACGCTTTCCGGAACATGGAGTTCCTGGCAATAGTGCTCACCGAGGTCTGGAGGGCAACCGCGATAGTCTTCATAAACATCTACGCCGGGTTCCAGACTATTAACCGCGAGCTTCTCGAGGCGGCGGACGTCTTCGGGCTAAGCTCCCTCCAGAAACTCCGGTACGTCACGCTACCGCTCCTCAAGCCGAGCATACAGTCGGCGCTAATCATAAGGACCCTCTTCGCGCTACAGACATTCGCACCGGTGCTAATCCTCGCCGGCTTCGACATACCCGTGCTCGCGACGGAAGCCTTCTACCAGTACACACTGGTGATGGACGTGCCGACGGCGGCCGCGTGGTCCCTGCTCATAGGGGCTGTTACCTTCGCGCTCGGGGCGTTCTACCTCCGCGCGCTGAGAACGCCCGAGGTGGGCTAG